AAGCGTTGATGAAGTGCTGACCTGGAAAGGCCCTGGTTCCGAGAAAGATGAAGTGGAAAAACGGTGAGATCACAACCCCGAGCGCTGTAAAACAGCTCACCAAAACCAGCTTCAAGGTTACCACTTTAACCTTCATTTTTAAACCTCCAGAACCATTCATTTAAACCAGGAGAAGTCGGGGGCAGAGCCACATTGAAACCCTTGGCCAACAAAAAATGAGGCGGCGAGCCTTGAACTCTAAGATTCCCCGGCTCCAACGTCTTCATAGGCTTAACACCCTTTCCCTACGCCGGCATTACCCGGATCAGGTTCAAGGGGTCGACGGCGGATTCGCCGTCCTCTCAGCCAGGTTCCCCCAGCTCCCCCAGGACACCTGAAAGCGGGAACAAGTAATATTTTAACCTTTCGAGGATCTTCAGGCGTTGAGAACCGTTGTCCGAAGAGGGCTTAAGATTAAAAACAAGTTCAACGAGTTTATCAGAACATAAACCATATGTAAAACGTGACTTCTCCCTCATTGCTAGGTCATTCCGGTAACAGTTCTCATGATTTGTGAGCCAATTTCCATACGATCCATCTCAAGGATTTTGGTTTTGAGCATGAACGCCTTTTAGCTTTTGGAAAAGATGTTAAAGCGTTTAATGAACCGTCAAAACCAAGGGTTTTCACTATAGGCGGACCGAGAGGGGTGAAAACGTTATAAACGTGTTGGTAGAAGTTAACCTTAGATTTAAGAGAGGAAAAGTTATGGATGATGATTTATACATGCCTGGCCATGCTCCAATGGCTTGCTCCGCAAAAAACAGTCCTTTAAAGTTTGGAGCCTCGGCGTCCAATTCGGGCTCCGAAAACTTCACTTTGAGAAGCGACGACTTTGAGAATAACGGTAGGATTCCGCCAAGGTTTACGTGCGACGGTGAGGATGTTTCACCTCACCTGGCTTGGTCTAATCCACCAACCGGGGTGAAAAGCTACGCGTTAAGCGTTGTCGACCCAGACGCCCCCGGTGGGACCTTCATCCACTGGTTGGTATACAATATTCCAGTTCAATGCGCGGAGATCGAGAGGGGAAGACTTCCACCCGGTGCTGTAGAAGTGGAAAATGATTTTGGTAGAAGAGGCTACGGAGGCCCCTGCCCCCCATACGGAACCCATAGATACATATTTACGCTTCACGCTTTGAACGTCGAACGCTTGGAGGGGGTTATGAGGAGAAACTTCTTTCAGAAGGTTGGCGAGAAAACCATCGCCAAGGCAACCTTGACGGGACTATACTCCAGGCGATAGCATGCCCGGCTCAGAGCCCCACGCGTTGGCTCTGAGCTTAAAACGTTTACCTTTAAAACTATGATGCTCGAGGTTTTAAGCTTATGAATCAGCGTTTAAACTCCAGCTAGCTTTCTCAACAAGTCTAGGAACCGGCCGAAGAAGCCTCCGCTCAGGAACTGTATCGCCGTCCCCAGAATGGACATAGTGACGTAAACCTCGAGAGGAACCCCTAAAGCCAGGGCGATGACCCCTCCGACAGCGCCGTAGAACAGCGTATGCGCAGCAGAGTCCACAGCGAACCGTTTGAGGCTTCTGCCCTGTTTCAACGCTTCTAAGAGGCTCAAAGCTTCTCAACTCCTAGACAAGCTGAGGGTACAGCCCATAAAAGGCGTTATTCAAAAACTCGATCTAACGGGCTTCGACATAGTCGGACGTAGCCTCAACTATTCACGGCGAACTTTCCGCGAGGTGCGAGGCGCAGAGGCGATTAGGGTTCACCTAGAGGATTGATATAGGCGTGAAAAGTTTGTGAGGGTCTTATCAGCTACTTGTTCCATTTCAACGCCCTTCAACTTGGAAACTTCTACTAGGGTTTTAAGGACGTCTTTTGGCTCCGAAGCCTCCAATCCATATTTGACAGGGGCGTCTGTTTCAATCAGCAGGTTCTCCAAGGATGCCTCCTGGATGGCTGCCCTATGATCCTTGCTGTAAGCTAAGGCGGGCGTAGCTGACACGTAATAGCCTTCGTCGAGGACCTGTTTAAGGAGCGCGATGGAACCAGTATACCAGTGAAATATCGCTTTCCTTACCCCCATACTGACGGCGAGGCTGTAGCATTCCTCCCATGCTCCCCTCCCATGAATGGTGATGGGTTTGTCGTATTCCTTGGCCATTTTAAGGGCTTCCTCGAAGGCGAATCGCTGTAAACTCTTCCTGCTTGGATCCTTCTTCACCTCCTTGAGCCAGTAATCTAAACCCACTTCGCCCAGCCCCGCGGCCCTTCCAACATGCTCCCGAATATATGTGAGTGCGGGTTCAACGTCTTCCTCTACGAGGCCCCAGGGGTGCAGCCCTAAGCATGGGAAGACCTTTATAGCGGAAGCCCATTGTTTTTCAGCTATCCGCATCGTCTCGACGTTGGATTGAAGTCCGACGCCCATGGAGGCGATGGCGCATACTCCGGCTTCAGCGGCCCTTTGAATCACCTCCTCCACTCTATCCATATCCGCCAAATGCGCGTGGGCGTCGGCGACCAGAAGGATTATTCAACCTCACCTTTCTTCAAACATAGGCTCCATCCCTGAAGGCCTGGATGAGTTTCGTCCGCCTCCGATGCCCTAAAGAGTGTAAAAACCTTGCCGCCACCCTTCAACCGCGTTGTCTTAGGATGTTTCGCTCCGTTTAGGTCTTGAAGGAGTTTCCGAATGTTTTCATAAATCTCATCCCTAATCTTCCTCAAATAATCTATGGAGTACAAGGCTTTCAACTCCTCAGCGGATTCCGCTCCTATGCTCCACTCCTGAACCTTGCCTCGGAACTTCTGGGGAATCCTGCCTTTACATTTAAAAGCCACGATTCTGTCGGCTTCACGCAACATTGAAGGGGTGAGCTTTTTGGGTTTAAGGCCTACAGCCTTAACCCCTATCTCCTTCAGGACGGTTATAACGTTTTCATCCACGTATTCGGCAGGTTCCAAGCCGGCGCTGAAGGCCCCACCTCCAGCGAGGCTGTTGAAGATGGCCTCCGCCATCTGGCTCCTCCTCGCGTTGTTCACACAGATGAAGAGAACCTTGACCAATCACCCATCCATCTCCCGCGGATAAGCCTCAGTAAACCCTATCGAACCTTTAGATAAATGTTGAGAACACGTAAACACACCTTAGAACGGTTAGAGCCTGGAGCACAGCTGTAGGGCTGTAAGTGAAGACGTCGAGGTTCAGATTAGGTTATAGGGTGTTTGGTTAGGGTGGGAGTTTGAGGTTGGAGAATAGTTGACCCATCACCTGGCTTATCGTAGTCGGGTATATTCCCAGCAAAACGGTGATGAACGCCAAGACAATGATAGGGGCCAGCATCAGCGCCGGGGCTTCTGGTCCGCTGATTCTTAAGCTTGGCTTCAGCTCTCCGAAGAACATTCTCCGGAAGGCCCATAAACCGTATCCAGCTGTGATGATGGAGGATATTACCGCTAGGGAGATAAGCCAAACCTGGGTTATGTTGGGAGCGAGCATGGAGGTTAACGCCGTTTTCATCGAGCCGGCGAACACGAAAACCTCTCCCCAGAATCCTACGAGAGGTGGCACGCCCGCCAGGCTGAGGAAGGCGATGAGGGTGGCTGTGGCCGTGTATGGCATCTTCCCCGCTAACCCTCCTAGGTCATCGATGAGCCGGGTGTGGAAGCTGTGCATGAAGACCCCGGAAACCATGAAGAGAATCGCTTTGGCCAACCCATGGCTCAAGTATAGTACTCCGGCGCCCGTTAGCCCCAATGTGGAGACGGACGCCGCCCCTAAGAGGAGGTAACCCATCTGGCTGATGCTTGAGAAAGCCAATAAGCGCTTTAGGTCCTTCTGGGCGAGGGCCATGAGTCCCCCATAGAACATGGTGGTGACAGCTAACCCCAACAGGGTGGTTGTGAAGCGTGAGTCCTTCATCACCACGGGAAAGGCGGTGTACGTGATTCGAATGGCCGCGTATCCCCCAATTCCGATCATGGCGGGTGAAAGCAGGGCGCTGATGGGAGTCGGCGCCTCCGCGTGGGCGTCGGGAAGCCAGTTGTGAAGCGGGAATATCGCCATCTTCACAAGCAATCCAAGGAGGATGAGGGATACGATTAGGGTGGTGAAGCCCGGGGGACCTGCCTTTAAGCGATCCGCGACTTGGAAGATTTCAAAGGTCCCTGAAGCATATTTGGTGAGCAACACACCGGCGAGAAGGGACAGAGCTCCAGCCTCAGTGTACATGAAGTATTTGAATGCGATGGCCTCCTTTCTCCCGGTTCCCCACACCGCGATCAAAGCCCACGAGGGGATTAGCATCAGCTCGAAGAACAGGAAGAAGGCTACCAGGTTGGTTGAAACCACGGTTCCAACCATCCCCACAGCGTACAGAAGGTACAGCGCGTAATATGACTCTAAGTTTTCAGAGCCCTCCATGTAGTCGATAGAGTATAAGGCTATCAGAGCGGAGAGCAGGGATATGAGGAAGGCTATGGGGGAGCTGAACCCATCCGCCAGCAACGTGAACCTGTCTAAGAGAGGAGCCCAAGGATAGACGGCGGTTAAACCCTCTCCTAGGAAGCCTAGATAGATGCCGATGGAAATGTACCCGTAAATGATGGTGGGGTACATCATCGCCCCGAACACGATCCAACCCGCCCTATGCCTTAAATCCCGGCCCAACCATAGGACGAAAGGCGACGTGGCGGCGGGCACGATTAGGCTTTGCAGAATTAACCCCAACTCATCCATCATGCAGCCTTTAACCTCCTAACGCCAACCTGATCAGAATCAAAATCATCAGGATAAAGCCCAAGCTCATTCCCACCACGTTCAAGTTGAGGATTCCGGTATGGGTTCTCCTAAACCATCCTACCAGCCTTTGAGTAGACCCGGATAGGAAGGAGTTCACACCATCGATCGCCTTGGACTCCACCCCTCTAAACAGCCATCCAGCTGAGGCGATGAAAGGCTCAAGCAGAGCTTGGTAGTAGAAGCGGTTAATGTACCATCGGTTGAAGAGGAAGGCCCTTAAAGACGCTAGGCTAGGCCTAATGGCCAGTAACTGGTCAGCCGTCGGCCTACGCTTCACGTAGAGGAGGTAGGCCGGCGCCGCCCCGGCTATGAGCATGACGACGGAGAACGCTGTGACGATCCAAGCTGCCATTGATCCATGAGTGGCGTGAGCTTCACCGAGGCCCAACACTTCACCGAGGAATCGGGCGAAAACAGCTTTTAACCAATCCCGAAACATGAACCCCGCTGCGCCGAACAGCACGGTTCCCGCGGCGAGCGCTAAATATGGGAGCTTCATGGCTGGAGGTGGATCATGGATGTGGACCCCCTCCTCTTTCAACGTTTTTAACCGCTCGGTTTCAGGCCCATAAAAGGCCAAGCCGATCATCCTCACGGTGTAGAACGCCGTTACCGCCACCGTGAGGCAAGCTAATATGAACATCCATAGTTGCCCAGAGGTTAAAGCTGCCTCTAAGATGAGGTCCTTGCTCCAGAACCCGCTGAACAGCAGGGGGACGCCCATTAAGGAGAAGGCCGTTAAAACCGTGCACCAGAAGGTGAGGGGCATGTAGCGTTTAAGGCCTCCCATATGGTAAAGGAACCTAGAGTGGCTGGCGTGGATCAACGCCCCGGCTGTTAGGAAGAGGGCTGCCTTAAACATGGCGTGGCTCATCAGGTGGAAGATGCCTCCCGTATAGCCTAAGAGGAATTCGGCGGTGGATCCGGCTACGCCGAGGGCGAGCATCATGTAACCCAGCTGGCTCACCGTAGAGTAGGCTAACACCTTCTTAATCTCCGTGGAAGCCATGGCTTGTGTTCCAGAAACAAAGGCGGTGACCACGCCTATCCATGCCACAGTGTAGAAGAAAGTGATCATCTGGTTGGCGGAACCCGCGGTCCAAGCCGCTGTGTACAGCATGGGAAACAGCCTTCCCACCAGGTATACGCCCGCCTTCACCATCGTGGCTGCGTGGATCAAGGCGCTGACAGTGGTTGGACCGGCCATGGCGTCTGGCAACCACTCCATCAATGGTAACTGGGCTGATTTTCCCACCGGGCCGCCGAACATCAGGATGGCGGCGGGGGCCAACAACCACAGGGGAACCTTGAGAACAGCCCCCTCCTGGAGCTCAGTAAAGCTGAGCGTGCCCGCGTACGCGAGTATGATGAACACGCCGATGAGCATCCCCACATCCCCAATCCTAGTGGCTATGAAAGCCTTTAACCCACAGTGGGATGGCGGGTAGGCTTCTCGCCCCTCACCCACCCAGCATTTCAACCAATCCGCTTTCGAATCCCTGTACCAGAAACCGATAAGCGCATAGCTGCATAGGCCTACGCCCTCCCATCCGAATAGGAGTTGGATGAAGTTGTCGGACATTACGAGGAGTAGCATGTTGCCTATGAAGAGGTTCATGAAGAACCAGTATCGGGTTAAACCTTCCTCCTTCTCCATGTAGGCTAGGGAGTAAACCATGATGAGCATGCTTACAATGGAAACGACGTTGGCCATGATGACGCTTAAGGGGTCCACGATCACCCCCGCCTTCACCGAGATGAGGGTTGAGCCGGGAACTTG
Above is a window of Candidatus Bathyarchaeia archaeon DNA encoding:
- a CDS encoding NADH-quinone oxidoreductase subunit L, with the translated sequence MAFSSEWVWPAWLCWIIPLIGAALTPLAARVNRRLRDYFAVAVSILTAFMTILLLPHLMRGELIHNQVDWVQVPGSTLISVKAGVIVDPLSVIMANVVSIVSMLIMVYSLAYMEKEEGLTRYWFFMNLFIGNMLLLVMSDNFIQLLFGWEGVGLCSYALIGFWYRDSKADWLKCWVGEGREAYPPSHCGLKAFIATRIGDVGMLIGVFIILAYAGTLSFTELQEGAVLKVPLWLLAPAAILMFGGPVGKSAQLPLMEWLPDAMAGPTTVSALIHAATMVKAGVYLVGRLFPMLYTAAWTAGSANQMITFFYTVAWIGVVTAFVSGTQAMASTEIKKVLAYSTVSQLGYMMLALGVAGSTAEFLLGYTGGIFHLMSHAMFKAALFLTAGALIHASHSRFLYHMGGLKRYMPLTFWCTVLTAFSLMGVPLLFSGFWSKDLILEAALTSGQLWMFILACLTVAVTAFYTVRMIGLAFYGPETERLKTLKEEGVHIHDPPPAMKLPYLALAAGTVLFGAAGFMFRDWLKAVFARFLGEVLGLGEAHATHGSMAAWIVTAFSVVMLIAGAAPAYLLYVKRRPTADQLLAIRPSLASLRAFLFNRWYINRFYYQALLEPFIASAGWLFRGVESKAIDGVNSFLSGSTQRLVGWFRRTHTGILNLNVVGMSLGFILMILILIRLALGG
- a CDS encoding TatD family hydrolase; translation: MILLVADAHAHLADMDRVEEVIQRAAEAGVCAIASMGVGLQSNVETMRIAEKQWASAIKVFPCLGLHPWGLVEEDVEPALTYIREHVGRAAGLGEVGLDYWLKEVKKDPSRKSLQRFAFEEALKMAKEYDKPITIHGRGAWEECYSLAVSMGVRKAIFHWYTGSIALLKQVLDEGYYVSATPALAYSKDHRAAIQEASLENLLIETDAPVKYGLEASEPKDVLKTLVEVSKLKGVEMEQVADKTLTNFSRLYQSSR
- a CDS encoding NADH-quinone oxidoreductase subunit M, encoding MDELGLILQSLIVPAATSPFVLWLGRDLRHRAGWIVFGAMMYPTIIYGYISIGIYLGFLGEGLTAVYPWAPLLDRFTLLADGFSSPIAFLISLLSALIALYSIDYMEGSENLESYYALYLLYAVGMVGTVVSTNLVAFFLFFELMLIPSWALIAVWGTGRKEAIAFKYFMYTEAGALSLLAGVLLTKYASGTFEIFQVADRLKAGPPGFTTLIVSLILLGLLVKMAIFPLHNWLPDAHAEAPTPISALLSPAMIGIGGYAAIRITYTAFPVVMKDSRFTTTLLGLAVTTMFYGGLMALAQKDLKRLLAFSSISQMGYLLLGAASVSTLGLTGAGVLYLSHGLAKAILFMVSGVFMHSFHTRLIDDLGGLAGKMPYTATATLIAFLSLAGVPPLVGFWGEVFVFAGSMKTALTSMLAPNITQVWLISLAVISSIITAGYGLWAFRRMFFGELKPSLRISGPEAPALMLAPIIVLAFITVLLGIYPTTISQVMGQLFSNLKLPP
- a CDS encoding YbhB/YbcL family Raf kinase inhibitor-like protein, with the translated sequence MDDDLYMPGHAPMACSAKNSPLKFGASASNSGSENFTLRSDDFENNGRIPPRFTCDGEDVSPHLAWSNPPTGVKSYALSVVDPDAPGGTFIHWLVYNIPVQCAEIERGRLPPGAVEVENDFGRRGYGGPCPPYGTHRYIFTLHALNVERLEGVMRRNFFQKVGEKTIAKATLTGLYSRR